A window of bacterium contains these coding sequences:
- a CDS encoding tetratricopeptide repeat protein, translating to MSPTPPTPGVAALVARRLWDWDNAADVRGVRGAVLFVDIAGFTRLTESAQARAGTRGIEELTIRLNALFSDLVDAAHQTGGDILKFGGDALLAAFDDTPSAPDGLARALRSAHAMRLLAIRHRRHLRTLKLRLGLAHGPWREGVAGGADGRREHFVWGKTVTRAMAAADASAGQICYWGRARDLEGIDRAAARRIGPSLFELRQRGNAAMDAPPPPPRPPRDPTNLLRFVGEPLHTLETLAEFDPTRSTEHRRVVSLFVYWQSPALRADPATSARQLEFILSCAQETVVAHDGLWARSDPAGPRQKLLFLFGATVSRADDIDRALHCAAALHARVREARPTWPGLRVGIGIAAGTALTGFVGNTSRREFTALGERVNLAARLAARAASGTTLVDAMVRDGASAYWFRHSGIVRLKNVRRPTPVFVPVPPGTVRSASDTDNIVEHPEAMRRLVDAWIRDERAIRLAVAPGADWGRFLRQFTSGSHTDERAVTIRIDLSESESAHPLGGCRLLLRRLLGAQASLPEKWPSEVRAALWESGDPNGRQLSWTDPETAAHAIGRHLQTLRLPAALVIVQGYETAGVLDRLVIRHLAATCRPRWILIDCGGGHADAETDTVIHLGPLPAEEFAEFIGNLMSPDRPARELMSFLLSRSQGVPRLARQFFVSLQRTQAVTRSPGRGGVWRLRDPAAARIPDGLRAYYLQGFDRLPSPAKMAARAIALWGPAAPVDGIAMLCADLSPAEVRDAVAHLQSQMMIECLDGGDGQRVAFLDRGCREAVYSSMSHELREQWHRRIAAALRAMSNPDPGAIGDHLYAARRPQSAQWLARASKRAARHWMLEKASTWTRRAILATQGRYDDASTIRLPRRPLTAREVGLFDDWVGLLALRGQYDEARKLHQGLASLAARAGEYGRAAHHRLEAARMDWYAGHYDRSGREARAVLHDAHRPPDALLTAQAAYLYGETCRRTGRSTAALRALEQARDLLGDAHNPGLLADAHNALGLLHWSCGRLSEARRCFEQSLRALGRRGAPARRGQVANNLGILLEEMGALHKARRHYARAFAIFDRIGIRRHRAYSLGNLANLHRHSASYEQAREAYEEVETELRAIGEGHAAAYTAGNLGDLARDFGDWAEAHRRYEQALQFALKSGDQELKAECQVRRAHLHWLAGVTRPLPRLLRSATAAARRANSREFALYAALLDAERVTMTGDASRAQRTWDRVLDEARAVGLVYYVLWAWYGRLRCHFTAASCRATASELRQALRLARQSGYRWWELRLAILGARSARANRLRAACRERAIALIGKIAAGIGDPQVRARFVQSPLVAELASDEVGRFIAPDAFSRNQPRM from the coding sequence ATGAGCCCCACGCCGCCCACTCCGGGCGTGGCGGCGCTGGTCGCCCGGCGATTGTGGGACTGGGACAATGCCGCCGATGTGCGCGGCGTACGCGGCGCCGTTCTGTTTGTCGACATTGCCGGCTTCACCCGTCTGACGGAGTCGGCGCAAGCCCGCGCCGGCACCCGCGGTATCGAAGAACTGACGATACGACTCAACGCGCTTTTCAGCGACCTCGTCGATGCCGCGCACCAGACAGGCGGCGACATCCTCAAGTTTGGCGGCGATGCCCTGCTGGCGGCCTTCGACGACACCCCATCGGCGCCGGACGGACTGGCGCGGGCGTTGCGGAGCGCTCACGCCATGCGGCTTCTCGCCATCCGGCATCGCCGTCACTTGCGCACACTGAAACTGCGCCTGGGACTGGCCCATGGACCGTGGCGCGAAGGCGTGGCCGGCGGCGCCGACGGCCGACGCGAGCATTTCGTCTGGGGTAAGACCGTCACCCGCGCGATGGCGGCCGCCGATGCCAGCGCCGGACAGATCTGCTATTGGGGCAGAGCTCGTGATCTGGAAGGCATCGATCGCGCGGCGGCCCGGCGCATCGGGCCGTCACTCTTCGAGCTCCGCCAGCGTGGCAACGCGGCCATGGATGCACCGCCCCCGCCGCCGCGCCCGCCCCGCGATCCAACCAACTTGCTGCGCTTCGTGGGAGAGCCACTGCACACGCTCGAAACGCTGGCCGAATTCGATCCCACACGCAGCACCGAGCACCGCCGCGTCGTATCCCTGTTCGTCTATTGGCAAAGCCCGGCGTTGCGCGCCGATCCGGCGACGTCCGCACGCCAACTGGAATTCATTCTGTCCTGCGCGCAGGAAACGGTCGTCGCCCATGACGGACTGTGGGCGCGCAGCGATCCTGCCGGCCCCCGGCAGAAGCTGCTGTTCCTCTTCGGCGCAACCGTCAGCCGCGCGGACGACATCGACCGGGCCCTGCATTGCGCCGCCGCGCTACACGCGCGCGTGCGCGAAGCCCGGCCCACCTGGCCGGGTCTGCGCGTGGGCATCGGGATTGCCGCCGGCACCGCGTTGACGGGCTTCGTGGGAAACACTTCCCGTCGTGAATTCACTGCGCTGGGCGAGCGGGTCAATTTGGCCGCCCGCCTGGCGGCCCGCGCCGCATCCGGGACAACGCTCGTCGACGCAATGGTCCGCGACGGCGCCTCCGCGTATTGGTTCCGCCACTCCGGGATTGTCCGTCTCAAGAACGTTCGCCGCCCGACACCGGTTTTCGTTCCCGTCCCTCCGGGGACTGTCCGCAGCGCGTCGGACACCGACAACATCGTGGAGCATCCCGAGGCGATGCGGCGGCTGGTGGACGCATGGATCCGCGATGAGCGCGCCATCCGGCTGGCAGTGGCGCCCGGCGCGGACTGGGGACGATTCCTTCGGCAGTTCACCTCCGGTTCACACACCGATGAACGAGCCGTCACAATACGTATCGACCTGAGCGAGTCCGAGAGCGCGCATCCTCTCGGCGGGTGCCGCCTGCTGCTGCGGCGACTTCTGGGTGCGCAGGCATCGTTGCCCGAGAAGTGGCCTTCCGAGGTCCGCGCGGCGCTGTGGGAATCGGGCGACCCCAACGGACGACAATTGTCCTGGACCGACCCTGAGACCGCCGCCCATGCCATCGGCCGCCATTTGCAGACTCTGCGGTTGCCCGCGGCGCTTGTCATCGTGCAGGGGTACGAAACCGCCGGCGTGCTCGACCGACTCGTGATCAGGCATTTGGCCGCGACCTGTCGGCCGCGGTGGATACTAATCGACTGTGGCGGCGGCCACGCTGACGCTGAAACGGACACCGTCATCCATCTCGGACCGCTGCCCGCTGAAGAGTTCGCTGAATTCATCGGCAATCTCATGTCGCCGGACCGGCCGGCCAGAGAGCTGATGTCATTCCTGCTGTCGCGGTCACAGGGCGTGCCGCGCCTGGCGCGCCAGTTCTTTGTGTCGCTGCAACGGACACAGGCGGTGACACGCTCGCCGGGCCGCGGGGGAGTCTGGCGATTGCGAGATCCGGCCGCCGCACGCATTCCCGATGGCCTGCGCGCCTACTACCTGCAGGGCTTCGACCGATTGCCGTCACCGGCCAAAATGGCGGCGCGCGCGATCGCCCTTTGGGGTCCCGCGGCGCCGGTCGACGGGATCGCAATGCTGTGCGCCGACTTGTCGCCGGCCGAAGTGCGCGATGCGGTCGCGCATCTGCAATCGCAGATGATGATCGAATGCCTCGACGGCGGTGACGGGCAGCGGGTGGCCTTCCTCGACCGCGGATGCCGCGAGGCGGTCTATTCATCCATGTCGCACGAACTGCGCGAGCAGTGGCACCGACGGATTGCGGCGGCGCTCCGCGCCATGTCCAACCCGGATCCGGGGGCCATCGGGGATCACTTGTACGCCGCCCGGCGACCACAATCGGCACAATGGCTGGCGCGCGCGTCCAAACGGGCCGCCCGCCATTGGATGTTGGAGAAGGCCTCCACGTGGACCCGCCGGGCGATCCTGGCCACGCAGGGCCGCTATGACGACGCATCCACCATACGATTGCCGCGCCGCCCGCTGACCGCTCGCGAGGTCGGTCTGTTCGATGACTGGGTGGGACTGCTGGCGTTGCGCGGACAGTACGACGAGGCCCGTAAACTGCATCAGGGCCTGGCATCGCTCGCCGCGCGGGCCGGCGAATATGGGCGCGCGGCGCATCATCGCCTGGAAGCGGCGCGCATGGATTGGTATGCCGGCCACTATGATCGGTCGGGCCGCGAGGCCCGTGCCGTTCTGCACGATGCCCATCGCCCGCCGGATGCTCTGCTGACGGCCCAGGCGGCCTACCTCTACGGCGAAACCTGTCGACGCACCGGACGCTCAACCGCGGCCCTGCGGGCGCTCGAGCAGGCGCGTGATCTGCTCGGCGACGCGCACAATCCCGGCCTGCTTGCGGATGCGCACAACGCGCTCGGCCTGCTCCACTGGAGCTGCGGCCGCCTGTCGGAGGCGCGCCGTTGTTTTGAGCAATCATTGCGCGCACTGGGCCGTCGCGGCGCCCCGGCCCGGCGCGGCCAGGTGGCTAACAATCTGGGTATCCTGCTGGAGGAAATGGGCGCACTGCACAAAGCCCGTCGCCACTATGCGCGGGCCTTCGCGATTTTCGACCGCATCGGCATCCGCCGCCACCGCGCCTACAGTCTGGGCAATCTCGCCAACCTCCATCGGCACAGCGCGTCCTACGAACAGGCGCGCGAGGCGTATGAGGAAGTTGAGACGGAACTGCGCGCCATTGGCGAGGGCCATGCGGCCGCATACACCGCCGGCAACCTGGGTGATCTCGCGCGCGACTTCGGTGACTGGGCCGAGGCGCACCGCCGCTACGAGCAGGCGCTCCAATTTGCGCTGAAGTCGGGCGATCAGGAACTCAAGGCGGAGTGTCAGGTGCGGCGGGCGCATCTCCACTGGCTGGCCGGTGTCACACGGCCGCTGCCACGGCTCCTGCGCAGCGCGACCGCGGCGGCGCGCCGCGCCAATTCTCGCGAGTTTGCGCTCTACGCCGCGCTGCTTGACGCCGAACGCGTCACCATGACCGGCGATGCATCCAGAGCCCAACGAACCTGGGACCGCGTCTTGGACGAGGCCCGCGCAGTCGGCCTGGTCTACTACGTGCTCTGGGCATGGTATGGGCGGCTTCGCTGCCACTTCACTGCCGCTTCCTGCCGCGCGACCGCCTCCGAACTCCGGCAGGCGCTGCGGCTGGCGCGGCAGTCCGGATACCGCTGGTGGGAATTGCGGTTGGCGATTCTTGGCGCGCGCTCCGCCCGCGCCAACCGCCTCCGCGCCGCCTGCCGCGAACGCGCCATCGCGCTGATCGGCAAGATTGCCGCCGGCATCGGCGACCCGCAGGTGCGCGCCCGGTTCGTTCAGTCTCCGCTGGTCGCAGAACTCGCCAGTGACGAGGTCGGCCGGTTCATCGCGCCCGACGCCTTCTCCCGGAATCAGCCGCGGATGTGA
- a CDS encoding cyclic nucleotide-binding domain-containing protein, translated as MGLQDTGHIALQSVDIFEGLPDNMLGAIRGFMDRRDCPAGTVLFSEGERADAIYFVRKGTVQILKTSGGKSEVLATRGRGEVIGEMALFDSTPRFATAICETDCQVFVLSRARFFELLPQHPSIAERIMRIMSQRVREADVRRLETLEAKTRELENARLRLEASLRYRERVLACAPYPIIVTDPQNRIQLANHAAQRLFGHPSQRSFWEWLQPADPGVVAEARARLEAGATWKSELELEGVDGDQIFCVVTAVPIADTGDGRPARLWILEDQTEMRALQSRALDRERLALKGEMAGEIAHELNNYLAVLMGNVELLPMFLGGAVPPPAERALASIQQALAQVALFTDNLLRSRHPAGQKTEIQLNEFLENQIAFLRPQKRMKKAVIQTQWAEGIPPLECDASGLQQVFYNLMLNAADALAEGDHNHHTIFVSTHYDAERECAMLVVEDDGPGIPRDVLPRMFKERVSSKPTGHGFGLLTIARIIQEHGGTITPGTRAGGGARFVITLPLGRGVEPLR; from the coding sequence ATGGGGCTGCAGGACACCGGACACATCGCCCTCCAGTCGGTCGATATCTTCGAAGGACTGCCGGACAACATGCTCGGCGCGATCCGTGGTTTCATGGACCGTCGCGATTGCCCGGCGGGAACGGTGCTGTTCTCCGAGGGCGAGCGCGCCGATGCGATCTACTTCGTGCGCAAAGGCACGGTGCAGATTCTTAAAACCAGCGGCGGCAAGTCGGAGGTACTGGCCACACGCGGACGCGGCGAAGTTATCGGCGAGATGGCCCTGTTCGACTCCACCCCGCGCTTTGCCACCGCCATCTGCGAAACGGATTGCCAGGTGTTTGTGCTCTCCCGCGCCCGATTCTTCGAGTTGTTGCCGCAGCACCCCAGCATCGCCGAACGCATCATGCGCATCATGAGCCAGCGCGTTCGCGAGGCCGACGTGCGGCGGCTGGAAACCCTGGAAGCCAAGACACGGGAGTTGGAGAACGCCCGCCTGCGCCTGGAAGCGTCGCTGCGCTACCGGGAGCGGGTGCTGGCCTGCGCGCCTTACCCGATCATCGTGACCGATCCGCAGAACCGGATCCAACTGGCCAATCATGCGGCCCAGCGCCTGTTCGGGCACCCAAGCCAGCGATCGTTCTGGGAGTGGCTGCAGCCGGCCGATCCCGGCGTGGTCGCCGAGGCGCGTGCGCGGCTGGAGGCCGGCGCGACGTGGAAATCGGAGCTCGAGCTGGAAGGCGTCGACGGCGATCAGATATTCTGCGTGGTGACGGCGGTGCCGATCGCCGACACGGGCGACGGACGCCCGGCGCGACTGTGGATTCTCGAGGATCAGACCGAGATGCGCGCGCTGCAATCGCGCGCTCTGGACCGCGAACGCCTCGCGCTCAAAGGCGAGATGGCCGGCGAAATTGCCCATGAGTTGAACAACTACCTGGCAGTCCTAATGGGCAATGTCGAGCTCCTGCCGATGTTTTTGGGCGGCGCGGTGCCGCCGCCGGCCGAACGCGCGCTCGCCAGCATCCAGCAGGCGCTTGCGCAGGTCGCGCTGTTCACCGACAATCTCCTGCGCTCGCGCCATCCGGCCGGCCAGAAGACCGAGATCCAACTCAATGAGTTCCTCGAAAATCAGATCGCCTTCCTCCGCCCGCAGAAACGGATGAAGAAGGCGGTCATTCAGACGCAGTGGGCCGAGGGCATCCCGCCGCTGGAGTGCGATGCGTCGGGGCTGCAACAGGTCTTCTACAACCTGATGCTTAACGCGGCCGATGCGCTGGCCGAGGGCGATCACAATCATCACACCATTTTTGTGTCGACCCACTACGACGCCGAGCGCGAATGCGCGATGCTGGTGGTGGAGGACGACGGCCCGGGGATTCCGCGAGACGTTCTGCCGCGCATGTTCAAGGAGCGCGTCTCCTCCAAGCCGACCGGCCACGGATTCGGTCTCCTGACAATCGCACGTATTATTCAGGAACACGGAGGCACGATCACCCCCGGCACCCGCGCCGGCGGCGGGGCCCGCTTTGTCATCACCTTGCCGCTCGGCCGGGGCGTTGAACCCTTGAGGTGA
- a CDS encoding DUF3307 domain-containing protein, translating to MDLLWYLLLAHLTGDFALQSDRMAADKAQSPRVLSAHVIVYVTCVALAIWQYTLWTGALRASVTTVAAGLSVIFTLHWIQDYIKGRRFPESKQAFYADQVLHLLQLYALRIILA from the coding sequence ATGGACCTGCTGTGGTACCTCCTCCTGGCGCACCTGACCGGCGATTTTGCCCTGCAGTCCGACCGGATGGCGGCGGACAAGGCGCAATCACCGCGCGTACTGTCTGCCCACGTCATCGTGTACGTGACCTGTGTGGCACTGGCGATCTGGCAGTACACTCTCTGGACCGGCGCGCTGCGCGCCTCGGTGACCACCGTCGCCGCGGGACTCTCCGTCATCTTCACGCTCCATTGGATACAGGACTACATCAAGGGCCGTCGGTTTCCCGAAAGTAAGCAGGCCTTTTACGCCGATCAGGTGCTCCATCTCCTCCAACTGTACGCCCTGAGGATCATCCTCGCATGA